The Eisenibacter elegans DSM 3317 sequence AACAAGTTATGTGGAAAATCCACAAAGGGGTGAAATTGCGCCAAGATTTCCACTTGCTGTTGGTCGGCAGGCAAGTCTTGGAGCGCATAGGTATCGTCCATTCCAAAGGGCACTTGCCGGAGCTGATACTGTTGGGCCGTAACAGCATCAAAGCTAGGATATAAGGTTACCCAGTGGTCTCCCAAAAAAACTTGGGTAGAGGGGTGAAAAGCCATCACTTCGGAGCGCAGTACCCCACCCAAGGCATGGGTAGCCCAAGGATTGCGGAAATTGACATAGCCCAGCCTCGCCGGCAGCCCCACACTGCGGTAAGCCGCCACCAGCAGGTTGTTTTTCTCTACTGCCGAGCCTTGCCCTTTGGTCAATAGCGCAGAGGCCTTAAAATCATCCATCCGCAGGCTAATATCTTTCAAATCGAACTTGAAGCCATCCCGAACCGCATAATACAGCTCGACGGCTTTTTCGGCCTCATCGTGTAGCCCTGATACCACGCCTTCGGCAAAAGCCCGTACCTCTGGATGATTGCTGTCCAAATAGTCAGTGCTGCGCAGATAAGGCGCGAGGCCTTGGGTATTGGGTATATTTTTGAGTTTTGTGGCCATATTGATTGGTCAACTATATTGAATGAAAAAGCTCCTTCTAATCACTTTGGAGCCACCGATATGGATACGTTTTGTGAAACCAAATAGTTTGCACGAGCTTCAAATAAGTCTACAAAATACGGTCTTGTTTTTCAAAAAAGCAATATAAACTACCTAAAGTACAAATAATCACTTAATAACTACCAATGTAAATTTCTTTGTGTTTTTTTTGGAATCCTGCTTTTTTTGAGCTAATATTACTTACACAATATAACTTTGCGCGCGGCTTTGCTAATTTCAAGTATTTGTTAGTAACAAGTAAGGGCTTTTTACGTTCTCAATAGTAAGCTTCCTTTTACCTTTGGTATTTGGTTATTATTCCCCTCTATTATGAGTACTTTTTTTGACACCACTGCTTACGAAGACTTAGTGCGTAATAGCACGGTTTTGTTTGCTTACAAAGGCCCTTTGACCAATGAGCTTTTAGCTGAATTTAGCCACGACTTGCGCCGCCGGCTCAAGGTTCAAGAGAATAAAAAATCAGTAAGTACCAAAGTATTTGCTATCTTTATGGAGTTGGCTCAGAATATCCTATTCTACTCCAAACAATCTGATTCCTTTGATGGCAGCGACAAAATAGGCGCTATCCTCATCACCCAAACCGACGAACACTACAAAGTACTCACCGGCAATGTCGTTGCCAACGAAGCCGCCGGCAGGCTAATCAGCAAGGCCGAAAAAATCAATGCGTTAGACCGCGAAGCCCTGCGCGAACTCAAGCGAGAGCAGCGCTCTGCCGCCCCTGAAGCCGACAGCAAGGGAGCCGGGATTGGGCTTATTCACGTAGCCCTTACTTCTGACAACCTCGTAGAGATTGATATCCAGAAACTTGATGACAATTTCTCTTTCTATATGGTAGGAGCCAATATTAGCCGCACCTAAAATTTTCACCCATACGGCAAACCTTAGACTTCTACAAGCTGTTGAATTCGCAACTTATGTGGATATATTCCTCAAACGCTGTGTTGTTGCAGATAGCAATTCGTTAGAGGATATAAACGCACACTTAAAAATTTGTCGAAATAAACCCCTGCTACGCAATATGGCTACTCCTAGTTTAAGACTTGTAGATGCGCTTCGCAAAACCGCCAAAACGCTCGAAGAAGGTGCTCCCTATCAATGGGGACATATGGGCAGCTGCAACTGTGGCAATTTGGCACAAGAAATCACGCGCAAAAGCAAGGGCGAAATCCACGCCCTAGCCCTCCAGACTCGGATGGGCGACTGGGCCGACCAAGTGTCGGAGTTTTGCCCTGTCAGCAACTTGCCTATGGACTTGGTGATTGGTGAAATGATTGAGGCCGGATTTAGCACCACAGACCTCAAAAATCTAGAGCGGCTTTCGGATACAGAAATCTTACGTCGTTTGCCCACCGAAAAGCGATACCTTATCCACAATAAGCGTGATGATGTGGTGCTTTATATGCGGGCTTGGGCAGATATGCTCGAAGAGCAGTTGTTAGCGCAAGTACCCGTCGAGACGGCTGCATTGTTCGAAGCTGCCAATGCTGTAGAAGTTTAATCGGCATTTGGCAAACCAAATACACAATATATCAAAGTAAGGCCTTTACTCTCCGAAGAGTAAAGGCTTTTTTTAAGCTTTTGGTCGGAAGAAGGATATTACTGAAAAAACTCTTTCACACGGTCAAAAAAACTTTTCTCGCCCTTTTTGGGGTTAGGGGCAAAGTTTTTGGAATCGCGAAGTTTTTCGAGCAGCTCGCGCTCTTGTTTACTCAGCTCAGTAGGAGTCCAGATATTGACATATACCAGCTGGTCGCCTGTTCCATAACCTTCGATATCGCGCAGGCCTTTGCCTTTTAGGCGGAATATTCTACCACTCTGTGTGCCTGCCGGGATGCTGATTTTGACTTTGCCGGAGATGGTCGGTACTTCTACTGAGGTTCCTAACGCTGCGTCTACAAAGCTGATGTGTAGGTCATAGCCTACGTTGCGTCCATCTCGGGTGAGGGTTTCGTGCGGTTCCTCTTCTACCAAGATGAGTAAGTCTCCGGGAACACCGCCGCGAGGGGGCACATTACCTTTTCCGCTCATCGAAAGCTGCATACCCTCGCTTACCCCAGCCGGAATATTTACCGTGATTACTTCTTCTTCTAACACACGGCCTTCGCCCTTACAAACACCACAGTGGTCGGTAATGACCTTTCCTTCACCATTACAAGTAGGGCAAGTGCTCGAAGACACCATCTGCCCCAACATCGTATTGACTACCTTGCGGATTTGGCCGCTGCCATTACAGGTGCCACAGGTTTTGATTGCTGTTTCGCTCTTGGCTCCGCTGCCATTGCAGGTGCCACAGGTTACGTGTCTTTTTACTTTGAGCTTTTTCTCTACCCCGTCGGCAATCTCTTCTAAGGTGAGTTTTAGTTTGATGCGCAGGTTGGTTCCTTTGCGCATACGGCGCGCATTTCCGCCTCGACCTCCACCAAAGAAGGACTCGAAGGGGCTGCCACCGCTACCGAAGATATCGCCAAATTGGGAGAAGATGTCATCCATATTCATCCCACCTCCGGCATCACCGCGTACGCCATCGTGCCCAAATCGGTCGTAACGAGCGCGTTTGTCTTCATTGCTGAGGACTTCGTAGGCCTCGGCGGCCTCTTTGAATTTTTCCTCGGTGCTGGGGTCGCCCGGGTTTTTGTCGGGGTGATACTTGATGGCCAGCTTTCGGTATGCCTTCTTGATGTCGTCCATCGAGGCTCCTTTGCCTACCCCAAGTATGTCATAATAATCTCTCTTTGCCATAACTTTAAAAACATTCTAATTAGCTGCCAACGACTACCTTGGCATACCGGATAACCTTTTCGTTGAGGAGGTATCCTTTCTCCAACTCGTCTACTACTTTTCCTTTAAGCTCGTCTTGTGGTGCGGGAATTTGGGTGATGGCTTCTTGGGTTTCGCTATCGAAGGGCTTGCCTACGGAGCTTTCCATAGCCTTTAGGCCCTTGCTTTCGAGCACCCTGATGAGTTTGTTGTAAATCAGGTCTATACCTTCGCGAATAGCAAGTGTTTCGGGGGCATCACCGATAGATTTTTGGGCGCGTTCAAAATCATCTACTACAGGGAGTAAGGCCTGAATAAGGTCTTGTGAGGCGCTGTTGATGAGCTCTAGGCGCTCCTTGGAGGTGCGGCGGCGGAAGTTTTCAAAATCTGCATACAAGCGCAGGTATTTGTCCTTTGTTTCGGCAAGCTCTGCCAAAGGGTCGGCAGTGGGGGCTTGTGTTTCCGCTACAGTTTCCTCCGCGTTTGGCATTTCTGCATTGTTTGCCGCTTCGTTTTCGGGAGCTGTTTCAGGCTTTTGTTGATTGTCTTTGTTGTCGGTAGTTTGGCTCATACGTCTTGTGGTATTGAATGCGTTTGAACGGTTTTCTTATTTAAAAGCTTGGGCAAGTTCTTTGCCAAATCGGGGTTTATGTCAAAATGACATATTGCTGTCAGGCTACGGAGCTGGTTTTGGCCGAAATGTTGTACCTTTGTCAGGCGTTAAGAAAAATCAGGAAAGCGGTTTTTTGAGGGCGTTTTCATCAGGCCTGGAGCAATAATTCGCCTATGGTCTCCCACATACAGGCAATATCAGGCAGCACATTTCATTAAGCAAACAACAGGATATGCAAGGTTTTGAGGCTTTTAAGCTCAACAAGCAACTTTTATCGGCCATAGAGGCGCTGGGGTATCAGTCGCCAACCCCCATCCAACAAGAGGCCATCCCCTTGGTATTGGCAGGGCACGACGTAATAGGCATCGCTCAGACAGGCACTGGCAAGACAGCCGCCTATGTGCTTCCCCTGTTGATGAAGGTCAAATATGCCCAAGGAGTACACCCACGAGCGCTTATCTTGGCACCTACGCGAGAGCTGGCCGTACAAATAGGGGATGCTATTACGGGTTTTACCCAATTTTGCGACTTGCGCCACACCGTTATTTATGGCGGTACAGGAGCCAAACCTCAGATAGAGGCTCTTCAGGCCGGTATCGACATCTTGGTAGCAACTCCCGGGCGCTTGATGGACTTGTACCTGAAGGGAGAAGTATATCTGAGGGAAATCAAAACCTTGATCCTTGACGAAGCCGACAAGATGATGGATATGGGCTTTATGCCGCAAATCAGGCGGGTGTTGGAGATTATCCCTACCAAACGGCAAAATTTGCTGTTCTCGGCCACCATGTCGGAGAAGGTCATACAGCTTTCGGAAGAGTTTTTGGAGTTTCCGGCACGGGTTGAGGTTACGCCGCAGGCCACCGCCGCCGAGACTGTCAGCCAGAGCCTCTACCACCTGCCCAATCTCCGTACCAAGATTGATTGTTTGAGCTACCTCCTCTCCGATGAAGAGCGCTTCAACCGTGTTATTGTATTCACACGCCGCCGCCAAATCGCCGAGGATGTCTACCGATTTTTATTGCGTAAGCTTGGAGAAGATGCTGTTCGGGTAATCCACGCCAACAAAGGCCAAAACACACGGCTGAATGCTTTTGAAGATTTTCGTGCTGGCAATATCCGGGTATTGGTAGCTACAGACGTGGCCGCCCGAGGTATTGATGTCTCTATGGTAAGCCATGTGATTAATTTTGATGTGCCGCTCGTATACGAAGATTATGTACACCGTATTGGGCGTACAGGCCGCGCCGACCAACGCGGGGAGGCCATTACGTTTGTAACAATGGCCGAAGAGTACCATATCCAGAAGATAGAAAAACTCATCAAAACCAAGATTCCTGTAGCCCAACTGCCGGCAGCCGTCGAGGTATACCCTACGCCTTTTGCAGAGCGTCAGGCGATGCTGCGCGAAATAGACAACCAGCGCAAACGGGAAGATCCAGCGTTTCAGGGTGCTTTCCACGAAAAGAAGCGCTTCCCCCCCAAACAGACAAAAAAAACTGCCGAACAACAAAAAAATAAGGCCAAACGCCGCCGCCGATGATTCCTTACCTATACGGCTTGTAGGCATCAAGGTAACATTTGTCGACAAAAACAACCAATTCATCTAATAAGAATAGCTTGGTATAGTGTCGTTTTTTATTTTTGTGTAAATAAGTAAGATTGATATAATATTTAGGGCTGGTTAATAAATATTATACACAAAATCAATCTTTCTTTCCATAGCTGGTTGAGAGATCTTGAAGGAATGGCTGACAACAGGTCGCCCCCTTCAAGTATCTTTTTTTTAGAGGGCTGTTATTTTTTGGCTTCATCATCCTTTATAAGCCCTACACACCGTCAGATTACCTAAAAACAGCCAAAATCCATCCCAAACAATTAAGGTAACTGTAGTTTTGTCAGATTTAATGATAAAAGTCATTGCATCTTGTGCAGAGAGCTGGTAATTTTAGCATATCATACTCAAAACCCCCTCTTCTGACGCATGAAAAACCTACTTATCCCTGTAGACTTCTCGCCTCAAGCACGCCAAGCCGTTGGCGTGGGTGTATCGTTGGCTGCCCAAGCCGGCGCAGTCGTCCATCTCTTACACGTCATCGAACCTATCCGTGCGCACGTAGTCTTGGCCGATGCGCTTTATGTAGATACTAGCGTAGAAGACCAATTTATCCGTCGTTTGACGGACAGTGCCAAAAAACAGCTCGAAGAATTGAGCCAAGCTCATAGCGCCAGTGCTGTCAGTATCAAACAACACGTACGTGTGGGCAGCCTTTTCTCGGTAGTACAAGAAGTGGCCGAAGAGCTGAAAATCGATTTTCTCATCACGGGGACTTCGGGTGCAAGTGGCTTAGAAGAGATATTGGTAGGCTCCAACACAGAGCGTATCGTACGTTTTGCCCCTTGCCCAGTATTGGCTGTTAAAGAAGGTAGCCAATGGGACAACCCTCAGGAGATTGTCTTTGCCAGCAACTTGCAAACCCAACAAGCTCCGGCTCTGCGCTTTGTACAGCAGCTACAACACCTGCTCCAAGCAAAACTCCGGCTGGTGTACGTCAATACTCCGGGCGACTTCATCAGCTCACGCCAAGTACACAAGCTCAAGGATGAGCTACTCAAAGTAGTTCCGCTCGACAATTATGACCTGACCATCTACCAAGACGAACGCGAAGACATTGGTATCCGAAACTTTGCAGAAGACATTGGCTGCCCGCTGATAGTGATGACTACCCACCAACGCAAGGGTATATCACATTTCCTCTCTGGTAGTATCGCCGAAGATGTGGTCAATCACGCCAAGCAAATGGTCTTGACCATCGGCCTCAAATCATAAATCAATCCTTTACACTTTTTATCAAAAATCAATATGACAAAGATTCAAAAAATAGTAGTTCCTACCGACTTTTCTGAAAGCGCGCACACAGCGTTGATTGTAGCAGCCCAAATAGCTTCGTCCACCGGAGCCAGCATTGACTTGCTACACATTGTGCCTAGTATCAGCCCCACTGTTTTATCTTTGGAAGACAAAAACAACCCCAATTCGGTCGAGAACCAGTATATGGAGTATGTGCGCCAAAGCTCTGAAGAAGCCCTAAAAAAGCTCTCTAAAGAACCTGTATGCGCCAATCTTGATATCCAAACCCACCTAGCGGAGGGAGATGTATTCAAAACCTTGAGCAGCTTTGTGACAGACAATCAGTCAGATCTTATCGTGATGGGAACACGCGGCGCTAGTGGGCTTGACGAATGGCTAGTAGGCTCCAATACAGAGAAAGTAGTGCGTTTGTCTGCCGTACCTGTATTGGCTGTCAGAGAGGATCAGCGCGAGTTTAAGCCCCAACACATTGTTTTTGCCACCACTTTCAAAGACAATCAGCGCAAGGTTTTGCCTTATTTGCAGGCGCTACAGGGCTATTTCAAAGCACATCTACACCTGCTTTTTGTCAATACGCCTTCTAACTTCTTGGATGCGGCTACGCTACAAAAGCGCCAAGAGGCATTTTTGTCAGGTGCAGGTTTGGACAACTACACTGTTCACAACTACAATTATGTAACGGAAGAGTTGGGTATTACCCGATTCTCAGAAGAAGTAGATGCAGACTTGGTCGTAATGGCTACCAACCAACGTCGTGGCTTGG is a genomic window containing:
- a CDS encoding transglutaminase-like domain-containing protein, translating into MATKLKNIPNTQGLAPYLRSTDYLDSNHPEVRAFAEGVVSGLHDEAEKAVELYYAVRDGFKFDLKDISLRMDDFKASALLTKGQGSAVEKNNLLVAAYRSVGLPARLGYVNFRNPWATHALGGVLRSEVMAFHPSTQVFLGDHWVTLYPSFDAVTAQQYQLRQVPFGMDDTYALQDLPADQQQVEILAQFHPFVDFPHNLFVQTLKEHYAHLFSIVQADDEVFLAYLDTLDLED
- a CDS encoding SiaB family protein kinase — its product is MSTFFDTTAYEDLVRNSTVLFAYKGPLTNELLAEFSHDLRRRLKVQENKKSVSTKVFAIFMELAQNILFYSKQSDSFDGSDKIGAILITQTDEHYKVLTGNVVANEAAGRLISKAEKINALDREALRELKREQRSAAPEADSKGAGIGLIHVALTSDNLVEIDIQKLDDNFSFYMVGANISRT
- the dnaJ gene encoding molecular chaperone DnaJ, with the protein product MAKRDYYDILGVGKGASMDDIKKAYRKLAIKYHPDKNPGDPSTEEKFKEAAEAYEVLSNEDKRARYDRFGHDGVRGDAGGGMNMDDIFSQFGDIFGSGGSPFESFFGGGRGGNARRMRKGTNLRIKLKLTLEEIADGVEKKLKVKRHVTCGTCNGSGAKSETAIKTCGTCNGSGQIRKVVNTMLGQMVSSSTCPTCNGEGKVITDHCGVCKGEGRVLEEEVITVNIPAGVSEGMQLSMSGKGNVPPRGGVPGDLLILVEEEPHETLTRDGRNVGYDLHISFVDAALGTSVEVPTISGKVKISIPAGTQSGRIFRLKGKGLRDIEGYGTGDQLVYVNIWTPTELSKQERELLEKLRDSKNFAPNPKKGEKSFFDRVKEFFQ
- a CDS encoding nucleotide exchange factor GrpE — translated: MSQTTDNKDNQQKPETAPENEAANNAEMPNAEETVAETQAPTADPLAELAETKDKYLRLYADFENFRRRTSKERLELINSASQDLIQALLPVVDDFERAQKSIGDAPETLAIREGIDLIYNKLIRVLESKGLKAMESSVGKPFDSETQEAITQIPAPQDELKGKVVDELEKGYLLNEKVIRYAKVVVGS
- a CDS encoding DEAD/DEAH box helicase, with protein sequence MQGFEAFKLNKQLLSAIEALGYQSPTPIQQEAIPLVLAGHDVIGIAQTGTGKTAAYVLPLLMKVKYAQGVHPRALILAPTRELAVQIGDAITGFTQFCDLRHTVIYGGTGAKPQIEALQAGIDILVATPGRLMDLYLKGEVYLREIKTLILDEADKMMDMGFMPQIRRVLEIIPTKRQNLLFSATMSEKVIQLSEEFLEFPARVEVTPQATAAETVSQSLYHLPNLRTKIDCLSYLLSDEERFNRVIVFTRRRQIAEDVYRFLLRKLGEDAVRVIHANKGQNTRLNAFEDFRAGNIRVLVATDVAARGIDVSMVSHVINFDVPLVYEDYVHRIGRTGRADQRGEAITFVTMAEEYHIQKIEKLIKTKIPVAQLPAAVEVYPTPFAERQAMLREIDNQRKREDPAFQGAFHEKKRFPPKQTKKTAEQQKNKAKRRRR
- a CDS encoding universal stress protein translates to MKNLLIPVDFSPQARQAVGVGVSLAAQAGAVVHLLHVIEPIRAHVVLADALYVDTSVEDQFIRRLTDSAKKQLEELSQAHSASAVSIKQHVRVGSLFSVVQEVAEELKIDFLITGTSGASGLEEILVGSNTERIVRFAPCPVLAVKEGSQWDNPQEIVFASNLQTQQAPALRFVQQLQHLLQAKLRLVYVNTPGDFISSRQVHKLKDELLKVVPLDNYDLTIYQDEREDIGIRNFAEDIGCPLIVMTTHQRKGISHFLSGSIAEDVVNHAKQMVLTIGLKS
- a CDS encoding universal stress protein; this translates as MTKIQKIVVPTDFSESAHTALIVAAQIASSTGASIDLLHIVPSISPTVLSLEDKNNPNSVENQYMEYVRQSSEEALKKLSKEPVCANLDIQTHLAEGDVFKTLSSFVTDNQSDLIVMGTRGASGLDEWLVGSNTEKVVRLSAVPVLAVREDQREFKPQHIVFATTFKDNQRKVLPYLQALQGYFKAHLHLLFVNTPSNFLDAATLQKRQEAFLSGAGLDNYTVHNYNYVTEELGITRFSEEVDADLVVMATNQRRGLAHYFLGSLAEDVVNHLKRPVLTLSLRS